DNA from Solanum stenotomum isolate F172 chromosome 3, ASM1918654v1, whole genome shotgun sequence:
taagctAAAGGTATACCATATCCTTTCTAATATCCTCTTTCCAATACTTCTTtggcctacctctacctctcctctTACCCACTATATCCAACCTCTCATACCTTCTCATTGGGGCATTTGTGCATCTCTTCTTTAGATGCCCAAACCATCTCAATCTTGCTTTACTCACCTTTTCCATCATGGAGGACACTCCCTCCTTGTCCCAAATATCTTCATTCCAAATTTAAAGATTGAAATAATTTTGTAGTAGTTTTTGCTTCTAATTTATTGATAAAGTTGTCGTGCATAGGAATCAGGTAATattttttgatcaattttttttggttgctTGCTCATGTTATGTGGTTGTATTTTGAGAGGAAAGTTACTTTGTTACCatgttaaagtttttttttttaaagaaaggtAACTTGTATTATAAACAAAAGAATACACAAGGAGTATTCTAGGAATACTAACATCcaaaagttgcaaaagaaaataaactccTATGGAGGTCATAAGAACTCTAAAATACTAGGAATATCTTCTGCATCTTGAGGATATtcatgtttacaccaaaaaaaagaaaagaaccagACAATTCAGCTTCAAATTCTGCATAGAACAGCTCTTGTTTTTAAAATTCTGCATAAAGGATTAGATGCAGCTTATTCatccacaacaacaacatacccagtgtaattcTAAAAATGGGGTTTGGGAAAGGTAGGATGTGTGCACACCTTATacctacctttgtggggtagagagacTATTTTCGATAGATTCTCGGCTCAAAAAGGTGTAGTCAAAGCAGGCATGAAAGGAAAATAACAACATCACAATAACAAGATACAGAGAGCAAATGAAGCAACATATAGTAgtgaaaaatcaagaataagatactatGTGACTATTAACTAATATTTCCAAATACGGAGAAGAGGAAACTGACCCTTGCCTCTCACACATAAAAGTGTGACAACACTTTAATACCTATCCCCTTCTACCCTAATCCTACCTCCACACCTTCCTAGCTAGGGTCACGTTCTTAGTAAAAGCTAAAGATGTGTCATGTCATTTCTAATCAACTCCAATAGTTCTTCTTTGTTCTACCTCTATCTCTCCGAAAACATGCTATAGCCAACTTCTTGCACCTCCTAACTAGTGCATCCTCATCCTTCCTTTTTTACATGCCTAAACCATCTCGATCTCACTTCCCTCTTGTTGTCCGTCACAGAGGCCTCTCTCACATTGTCTCGTATAATTTCGTTTCCAATTTTATCTCTCCTAatatgcccacacatccattTGAGCATCATTATTGTCGCTACCATCATCTCTAGAACATTACATTATGTGGGTCTAACCACCACCCCATAGAACTTATCTTTAAACCTTGACAACATTCTTATCACACAGTACCCAGGACGCGGGACTCCATTTCAACCATCTTGCTCCAATACAATATGCGACATCATTGCCAATCTCTATGTTTCCTTAGATAATAGAGCCAAGTTACTTGAAACTTTCTTTCTTGGGAATGACTTGTGTATCGATCTTGACTTCCATCTCCACTCCATGCCTCACGTCACTGATCTTGCACTCTAGATTCACATCTTAGTTCATCCATTAtggaaatttgaaattttcatgtaGGTGTTCTGCTCTCTGGTTTTGTTGTCTATTTATAGCACCTTTGTGGCTTCTATCTTTGCGTTAAAACTGTTCTCTGGGATAACATAAATGTAAGGTGGACTGACAATCAAATATATGATCTTGAAGCATTCCAACAGCCTTCATGGATACCAAGCATAGCACATCAAATCTACCTTGGATATGGGTGATTGAAACATTGGCAACTTCCAAAGAGATAGACACATCTTTACTCATTGGTATGTATGAAATTACAGTTACTTTGTGACAAAAACTGTTGTATCAGCTGTAATGATGGTTGCTTTGACTATTCTGGTTCATGCATAACAGATTTGGTTAAGCGGACTCCAGAAATTTCTGATGAAATGGGAAGAAATGCAAGGGAGCTTGTCTCCTTGAGAGTTTTAGAGACCTTGTCTGTCCAGGAAatctcaaatgcaaataatgaTGCTTCAGTTCCCGGTGATAAAATTGAATTGGATCGATCAGTGCACTGTGAAGATGTCCTTCGCCACTTATTGTTGGGGGTAAGTACCTCAGTTTAACTTATCAAGGTTGGGTTTTATGGTTCAGTAACTCAGTTTATTAAATGAATTTTATCTGTGATTTTAGTAATTTGCTTACAAGGGACAATCTATGCTTGAGAGTTTTGAATAATGCTGTTTTCACATGCTTAAATCGGCATCATGTGTACATTTGACCAGGTCTCCTCAGATCAAAAAATTGATGGGCCAGAGGTGTCAAAATGGGATGTTCAGtcatttatttccaaaaaaagatCTTGCTTGCCAAAATGTGCTTTGCAACAAGTGAGctaatctttttttatatgtgGAATTCAGTAAGTTCTTACATTTGTAATTACCTGTCTGATTGTCTGGGATTTTCTGTGTTTCCAATTGACAATCAGATTAAGGATACTGTAGATACTACCAATCCTCTTTCTACATCCTTGGAAGCAAATAACAGATTGGAGGTTGGCAGTCACTCCGGAGATGGAGATCGTTTTAATGCTGTTGATTCTAATGGCATTAACCACAGTTGTGAAGTAGGCGCTGATGCTCAGCATGAACATGTTTTATCAAGTGGGAATGCAACTCCTTGTTTGGGGGCCAACACTAATGGCCTGCAAGAAAATCAACCTAGGACTCTGGTTCCTTCTAAGAGGACGATTGATGCCATTACTGCTCATGAAGTAGAACATAGTGAAACTGAACCCTTATCAGAGAACAGTTCTGGTACTTGCATAAGGCCCTCCAAAAGGTTTAAGCAGGAAGTTATTAATCCCAGGTGTGATGCAGTTCATGATTTtgaatcatctcaaaaagatggTGTTTCAACAGAGTTGTCTGCACAAATTCCCCATGCTATTGTCCAAAAAGGGAACTTGGAAAATGGAGCTCTTGTTGGGGGATTGGATGGTAGTTGTGAGGGTGCTGCATCAAAAATGGTTAGACAGAACATTGATACCAGTAACCATGATGATCGATTGCCTGAAATAATGATTTCAGAGGAAAAGATCCAAAATGTTGTAAGTAGCAGCAAAGCTTGTGATGAATTGAGAACATCAAGTGGTTCATCACAGCAGCAGGTAATTCATCAGGATTCTTGCATTCATGGAGCTAAAGATCATCGGAAGTGCATTCGGGGAAATTTGTTCAAAGATGAACCTTCTGAAGGAGCCAAAAAGAATATTGTGGGAAGTGATGAACCTGATTTCTCTAGTGACAGTGATGGATATCACAATGAAATGACTGGCCTTTCCGCAAAGAGAAATGATTTTCTTAGCTCTCAGGGTCAAGATCCCTTGACAACTGAAAATGGTAGAGTGCTCAATCTTTGTGTGAAATGTAATGAAGGTGGGCAACTGTTGATTTGCAGTTCGAACACCTGCCCGTTAGTGGTTCATCAGAGCTGCTTGGGTTCTGTTCCCAGCTTCGATAATGGAGGAAACGTTTACTGTCCCTTTTGTGCATATTCTCGAGCGATTTCTGAGTACCTAGAAGGTAAAAAGATGTCTTTGCTTGCAAGGAAAGATTTGGCTTCATTTGTTGGCGTTGGGGCTAGGCGACAATCAAAGAAATCCTCACGTAACTCACGTAGATCAAAGAAGAACCAGTCTAGAGAGGATGAAGAACTGTGccatgataaaaataataaggaTGTTTTGAATGATGTCATAGAAGCCAGGAGTGCTCCAGTCTGTACAAATTCTTTGAATGGTAAAATTACGGAGATGCCTTCACCTCAACCAGAGGCTTCTGTGACTCATGAACCCGTGGTGGCTGGACCAAGATCCAAGATATCACCACCTAGATCGCATAGATCAAAGCAGCAACTATCCAGGGAGGAAGAAGAATTGTGTCACAATGAGGACAGCAAGAAGAAATCCTTGAACCAGGTCCAAGAACCAGGAAATGCTCCAGTCAGTATAAGTTCTCCTAATGCTGAATTTACACAGATAGGTTCACCTCAACCAGAGGCGTCTGCACCTCCTGAACTTGTGAGCGGACAGAGTggttttgaagaagaaagttcTGAAGATGAAGACACAATTGCTTCCCGATATTGTGTGCGATTTAGGAATTCAGACAAGAACTAGTAAGTCTTTTACTTGAAAGTGCTCAATTTTGCAAATTCATGTGTTTAGCATGTGTATTCTTCCAAAAGAGTCATCACTTTTCTTCCGCTTCAGGAATCCATTTACGCTTCATCGGAGCAGTGTCATGGTTGTTATCACCGTTACCATATCTGATGTTTCATTTGTTATGACTGTTCTTGTTATCCACTTTTCACCTTTCATCATGGAGAAACATCATCATTGCTGGAGCATTGTAATAATTTTGTATGCAGTTTCTTCAAATTTGCAGTACCTATCCTCCAATTTCTCAAGTGAGGCCGAAGCACCCCcttcaaaaaaaaagtagagGAAGAAACATTAAAGATACTTGGATCCTCGTTCTCTCTAAaggttctctttttttttttctttctaaagggtttctttgtctttttttctgttttccACTTCTCCTATGCTAGTTCTGTCCTTCGGACTGTCATTACAAAGCACGCGATTTCTCTAGTAAAAGAGAGGTGATGTTAAACTAtgtttcatatataaaatttcaaggttaatgtttgttttttgttttacgTGAGAGTTACAGTTGGGTGCagctttatttttcttctatcaGGAAAATGTTTATTATTACTGATTAATAGGCCTTCCTTCCCCATGATACATGTATGCCATTGTACCTAATAACAGAAAGATGAAAGTATTTAGCACTTTGCCATGCCCTGTGATTTCTCAGTAGTGTTTTCTGCTGCTACTGCAGGTGTGTAGATATCTCAAGTTTTGGATAGATGGAAGAAGATTTTGGAGTTCAGAAGTTTGATGTTTTCCAGAGGTTGGATCGACTTCACCCTAGTTGGTTAGGGGCTCGGGCTTAGATGGTTCCCTTTTATGATATTATCGGCTAGGCTGGTCCTCCTCCAAGCTTGGGGTCTTAATCTTATGGGTGCTCAAACCGGGTCATTTGTCATTTCTCCTGACATGTTAGTATCCGAGGCTAACTAAGAATGGCACATTGTTCTGTTAAGTTTTTGTCCTTGGGTGGGTATAGAAGGGCTTAGATAGTGTACTTGTGCCCCTTTACCAGGTTTTGTGGTATGCTATCCAACAATGGCATGTTTTGTTCTTGTAATTTTTGGATTCATGTGGGTATATGAAGGTTTAAATAGTTAAGCATGCTTATTTTAAGGTATAGTGGATTGTGAGCCAATGAGGCTAGCCAAGTGGATATTGTTGTAATTTTTCGCCCTAGTTGGAAATAGAAAGGCGTAAGATGGTTTACCTACAAAataatactctctccgtcccattttatgagAGATAGTTTGATTCGGCAcataatttaagaaagaaaagaatttttttaaaacttgtggtttaAAATGAATGATTGAAAATTTTGTgcctataaattatttcatttaggGTACAATggacattttaaagttaaagtattacttaatataaaatgtGTCATTATTTTGAGAttgattaaaaaggaaagtgagtcatataaattagaGTCAATTCTCTAAATGGTCACCCAAGTTTAGGGAATTGTATTAAaactagatataggaccccgtgccagcacggggcccaatatatattatttttttatttaaatttatgtcatattatggaatttgagaagttattgaaatttttatatgattttaaaaatattttaaattgttagctattgtgatttgtagtacttttttttaacataattttgaaaataatatttattactctatttgttctaatttatgtggcacatgcagaatttcaaatattaaccattttttatatgtctctttaatatattaagttgttaattattgtattttatagtacattttgaacctaattttttaataatatatgttatttgccatgtcccaatttatgtggcattaattgatagatttgttggagtcgagagatttattttgttaattattgtaatttatagtttttttttcgtcaatttcaaacaatatatgttgttaattgatagaatacttttaatgtaatttttttaaaaaaatatgtgtgactgtccatgtcccaatttatgtggcacatgtaaagttttgacaattaaccaaaattttaatacatttaaaaaaatatttttaagtcgttaaattttaagtaatttaaattgttgtattatttattacaatttataatacttttaaagtagttgaaatattgtactatttattatgatttataacacttttttttttaatttatgtcatattatggaatttgagaagttattgaaatttttatatgattttaaaaatattttaaattgttagctattgtgatttgtagtacttttttttaacataattttgaaaataatatttattactctatttgttctaatttatgtggcagatgcagaatttcaaatattaacccttttttatatgtctctttaatatattaagttgttaattattgtattttatagtacattttgaacctaattttttaataatatatgttatttgccatgtcccaatttatgtggcattaattgatagatttgttggagtcgagagatttattttgttaattattgtaatttataatttgtttttcgtcaatttcgtcgactattttttttattaattattgtaatttattgtttctttttcgtcaatttcaaacaatatatgtttattatataatccattttatgtggtaccaatagaatttagagagtcaattaaattttttatataagttttaaataattaagctgttaattattgtaatgtatagtattacttatattatttttaaatatatttaaatattatatgttaggttttttatcctaatttatatggcattgatagaatttaaagtgtcaaataattgttaattattctaatagataatatggagtatttaagtcatttatagtatagtaattaatatataatatgtagtatttaagtggaaggtggtggggcccacttatatagtttgataaatatattggatattagttgtgatttatagtatagtaattaataatatataatatgtagtatttaagtggaaggtggtggggcaacttatatattttataaatatattggacatTAGTAGTGATCTTATTGGACCATTGGTAGTCATTCCTAGACTCttctataatataataatattatttatgtttcatttaggaTCATTCACCGTGGATGCATGTATCTATTGtgtctagatacatgtatttgggatGCATGTTAGTCAGATACATATCATTAAGCTTATCTATTTAAGGATTGTAATTGATAGCCATAAATTAAGGAGGAATTCACGCTTGTAACAATTATGAAATATTCTGGCGTATCccaatttctaaaaataattaaaattcttctatttttttggagattcaccaaattttacacttcttcttcttgaataATTTCGACCTTTTTTGTTCAACAATGGTCactatcattattttattatgagaTATGTCACAACATTTATTTCTAATATTATCTAAATCAAGATGCATAGTTGATTGTAGTTCAGATACATAATACGAAACTATTATAGATGCACTGCCTAACTAATCCAAGTACATTTACTAACTTGTTTAAGATAGATTATGATATAAGGTAGTTCAGCTACAAATTTTCTATTATATCAGATATAGTTTGGTGTAGCTGTGTTAGATACACTGTTTAACATATTCATTTAAATTGTATATGAGATAATTAAGATACATTAATATTGAGATTCAAANGCTTGGTTTGTTAGATGTGTTTCAACCACCAGCTTGAGGAGGAGTATTGAgattcaaagaagaagaagccaaAGGAACTACTTACTGTtagttaaataaattagctGCTGCTTGAAGTTGCTAGTTGTAGTTAGAGGTTTGTTATAAAGTTTGTTATGCAAGAGCACGTGTTACACATGTGTTAGTTACAGATGAGTCGGTGcactttatatataaaagagtgcATTTGTAATgtagaaaataacacaaaaaacaGATCATTCTGATTTCATTGAAAAGAAATGTAAGGGTTTTTTCTCTCTAGTTCTGCATCTGGTATTTTGAAGAATATAGCTTAGATTCTACAATTTGACATATATGATAGAGTTTCTTATGCCAGTAGGAAATATAGAGAACTTCTAGTACTTTTCATGATTATGTTTATTTCGTAAAGTGTTGTCCTGAGGTGAATTTAAGTGGGGAGCTTGGTCACATATAGACGATCCCAGCTTGTTTTAGACTGAGACgtaattgttgttgtttattgaAGCTTAAAGGATGCTTTTGCTCTTCTCATGTGTTGACATGGGGAATAGGTACAATAAAAGTCTTCTTGGGGATAAACTAGGGAAGTTCCCTGAGCCTTTACTGATAAACAGTGTGCACTTTGCGATGCAAGCTGTTTTGTCCAAGGCCATTACCGGGTTTTGGCATCAACGATTTCAACCTACAGTGATGATGTCTTGGAGAGACTATTCTTNTATTGAgattcaaagaagaagaagcaaaaggaACTACTTACTGTTAGTTAAATAAATCAGCTGCTGCTTGAAGTTGCTAGTTGTAGTTAGAGGTTTGTTATAAAGTTTGTTATGCAAGAGCACGTGTTACACATGTGTTAGTTACAGATGAGTCGGTGcactttatatataaaagagtgcATTTGTAATgtagaaaataacacaaaaaacaGATCATTCTGATTTCATTGAAAAGAAATGTAAGGGTTTTTTCTCTCTAGTTCTGCATCTGGTATTTTGAAGAATATAGCTTAGATTCTACAATTTAACAATTAAACTAATAAGTATGACACATACGTTGTTGTTAATATTAGGTCAGATACATGTTATGTAAGTAATTCTGATTAATATACATGAATTTCTTTGATTAATTATTGAATACATCCCCTTGTATATGATATAACACAAATACCGATACTTCTTAgatatacatgtatctgataAATAACATTGCTATATAttagatacaaaaaaaaaaatgaaaaatagctATATCAGATATCATGTATATGCCATGATATCTGATAtcacacaaaatttaaattttttgagattGTAAGATAGATACATAAAGTATACTGCGAATTATGCATAaatcttacattttttttacataaatatttgaaacaCCATCTTGCTCGGCTTGTGTATCTGAATTTTGGGCTGTATCAGTTCTAGTACGTATATCTTCGTAAAAACAATAACGAAGAAATTCATAATAGATGAGGTCTATTTTTAGTAGATTAATAATAGTGTATTGTGCTATTTTCTGTAGATTAATAATTGTGTATTGTGCTATTTTTAGTAGATTAATAATAGTGTATTGTGCCTGTGATGTTCAAGTACTATTCATCAGAACGTCACTTTCCTCATGCAACCACCTCTCCCTACAAAAATAAACATGATTAAATGCTTCCACCCAATGTTTCATGGTTTGCAAGTTTGGCTTCGTTGTAAcattggaaaaaataataataaaagaatattaacaATCTTTTTGTTTGGAGAATAATTAgttatgaaaatatattaagtaaATCTTAAATCAATGAAgttttatcttaatttaataAAACTAATCGAAAAAATTAGAAGACTAAATTGAAACCTACGGAAAAATCAAATACATGACATAAATGGTAGTTACAAACCTTTTTgtgcctttttttttattcgtaattttgttgtttaatgGAAAAAATCGTGTGAGATAGAAGGAATGTGAGTTGATTAGGATGAATACGTTAACTATTGGATATAAAATCGGTTCAAATATTCAGCAATCAACACAAGATTCGATCCCGCAAAATCCAGTCAGCATATGTCCCTTCGCCACTGGCACTATTTAGTGCTTTGTTTCACTGAGTggcacatttattatttatatgtttgttatatatatatatatatatatatatatagagttttCGTCGAAGCTTGTGGGTGGCGTGACACCCCACAAGCCTTCATTGATCCGCCCATGATAATAAGTAGAGCTGTCAAAAAGGGCTGACCCAGCCCCACCCGGCCCAAGTCTCGCTGGCCAAGGAATTTGAAGGGCTAGGGCGGGGCGGCCCTTCATTTGGAAGGGCCTGAAAATgctcaacccaacccaaccctagaaTGGCCGAGGGCTGAGGCAGGCTAGcccttcttttttcattttttttcttttcaaacttataattctataacatcaagaaaatgagaagattttcaaatcaaatatgacaaacaatTGTGTTGTTTCAATAATACTAGCAAAAAATCTGGTGTAATTAGCATGTATCTCACATACCAAATACGCGAGCGAGATAAGAGAGTGACAAGCAATATGTGAGGGAGGTGAGGGCgcgagatttgtctatgtatcttAGATACATGCGGATATACTTGGAAAGAGTGTctctagaacaaattaacctaattttgagtcTATATATTCCGATATACATGTATTTGAACGtaccaaaatctggtaagattcataatattacaacataacGTGTATTTAAATAACTAGATTATGTCCTAGTGAGATTATTGTAAGTTAtccttaaataaaaagttttggtcCATGGATCGATCCCGGCCCGTCCTTGATCAAGCCTCAAGAGCCAAGGGTTTATATGGGTGGAGCTTATAAGCCCTAGTTTTAAATGGGTTTGAAAAATCTTATCCTAACCCTATCCCAATAACGGATTGGGTTGGGCCAGTCCCATGGACTATGCCCGTTTTGACGGCTCTAATAATAAgcatgaaataataaatttaatttataaatataatgttaAAGTcctaaaaaatatgttttgcatacaaattttttaaaaaaatttcaccaCCTAATATACGGAGGACATTGATGCCTCGAGAATATCCGAATTTGCATACT
Protein-coding regions in this window:
- the LOC125857432 gene encoding uncharacterized protein LOC125857432 isoform X1; amino-acid sequence: MDTKHSTSNLPWIWVIETLATSKEIDTSLLIDLVKRTPEISDEMGRNARELVSLRVLETLSVQEISNANNDASVPGDKIELDRSVHCEDVLRHLLLGVSSDQKIDGPEVSKWDVQSFISKKRSCLPKCALQQIKDTVDTTNPLSTSLEANNRLEVGSHSGDGDRFNAVDSNGINHSCEVGADAQHEHVLSSGNATPCLGANTNGLQENQPRTLVPSKRTIDAITAHEVEHSETEPLSENSSGTCIRPSKRFKQEVINPRCDAVHDFESSQKDGVSTELSAQIPHAIVQKGNLENGALVGGLDGSCEGAASKMVRQNIDTSNHDDRLPEIMISEEKIQNVVSSSKACDELRTSSGSSQQQVIHQDSCIHGAKDHRKCIRGNLFKDEPSEGAKKNIVGSDEPDFSSDSDGYHNEMTGLSAKRNDFLSSQGQDPLTTENGRVLNLCVKCNEGGQLLICSSNTCPLVVHQSCLGSVPSFDNGGNVYCPFCAYSRAISEYLEGKKMSLLARKDLASFVGVGARRQSKKSSRNSRRSKKNQSREDEELCHDKNNKDVLNDVIEARSAPVCTNSLNGKITEMPSPQPEASVTHEPVVAGPRSKISPPRSHRSKQQLSREEEELCHNEDSKKKSLNQVQEPGNAPVSISSPNAEFTQIGSPQPEASAPPELVSGQSGFEEESSEDEDTIASRYCVRFRNSDKNYTYPPISQVRPKHPLQKKSRGRNIKGV
- the LOC125857432 gene encoding uncharacterized protein LOC125857432 isoform X2 codes for the protein MDTKHSTSNLPWIWVIETLATSKEIDTSLLIDLVKRTPEISDEMGRNARELVSLRVLETLSVQEISNANNDASVPGDKIELDRSVHCEDVLRHLLLGVSSDQKIDGPEVSKWDVQSFISKKRSCLPKCALQQIKDTVDTTNPLSTSLEANNRLEVGSHSGDGDRFNAVDSNGINHSCEVGADAQHEHVLSSGNATPCLGANTNGLQENQPRTLVPSKRTIDAITAHEVEHSETEPLSENSSGTCIRPSKRFKQEVINPRCDAVHDFESSQKDGVSTELSAQIPHAIVQKGNLENGALVGGLDGSCEGAASKMVRQNIDTSNHDDRLPEIMISEEKIQNVVSSSKACDELRTSSGSSQQQVIHQDSCIHGAKDHRKCIRGNLFKDEPSEGAKKNIVGSDEPDFSSDSDGYHNEMTGLSAKRNDFLSSQGQDPLTTENGRVLNLCVKCNEGGQLLICSSNTCPLVVHQSCLGSVPSFDNGGNVYCPFCAYSRAISEYLEGKKMSLLARKDLASFVGVGARRQSKKSSRNSRRSKKNQSREDEELCHDKNNKDVLNDVIEARSAPVCTNSLNGKITEMPSPQPEASVTHEPVVAGPRSKISPPRSHRSKQQLSREEEELCHNEDSKKKSLNQVQEPGNAPVSISSPNAEFTQIGSPQPEASAPPELVSGQSGFEEESSEDEDTIASRYCVRFRNSDKNYFFKFAVPILQFLK
- the LOC125857432 gene encoding uncharacterized protein LOC125857432 isoform X3; translated protein: MDTKHSTSNLPWIWVIETLATSKEIDTSLLIDLVKRTPEISDEMGRNARELVSLRVLETLSVQEISNANNDASVPGDKIELDRSVHCEDVLRHLLLGVSSDQKIDGPEVSKWDVQSFISKKRSCLPKCALQQIKDTVDTTNPLSTSLEANNRLEVGSHSGDGDRFNAVDSNGINHSCEVGADAQHEHVLSSGNATPCLGANTNGLQENQPRTLVPSKRTIDAITAHEVEHSETEPLSENSSGTCIRPSKRFKQEVINPRCDAVHDFESSQKDGVSTELSAQIPHAIVQKGNLENGALVGGLDGSCEGAASKMVRQNIDTSNHDDRLPEIMISEEKIQNVVSSSKACDELRTSSGSSQQQVIHQDSCIHGAKDHRKCIRGNLFKDEPSEGAKKNIVGSDEPDFSSDSDGYHNEMTGLSAKRNDFLSSQGQDPLTTENGRVLNLCVKCNEGGQLLICSSNTCPLVVHQSCLGSVPSFDNGGNVYCPFCAYSRAISEYLEGKKMSLLARKDLASFVGVGARRQSKKSSRNSRRSKKNQSREDEELCHDKNNKDVLNDVIEARSAPVCTNSLNGKITEMPSPQPEASVTHEPVVAGPRSKISPPRSHRSKQQLSREEEELCHNEDSKKKSLNQVQEPGNAPVSISSPNAEFTQIGSPQPEASAPPELVSGQSGFEEESSEDEDTIASRYCVRFRNSDKN